Proteins encoded within one genomic window of Balaenoptera ricei isolate mBalRic1 chromosome 10, mBalRic1.hap2, whole genome shotgun sequence:
- the YEATS4 gene encoding YEATS domain-containing protein 4 has translation MFKRMAEFGPDSGGRVKGVTIVKPIVYGNVARYFGKKREEDGHTHQWTVYVKPYRNEDMSAYVKKIQFKLHESYGNPLRVVTKPPYEITETGWGEFEIIIKIFFIDPNERPVTLYHLLKLFQSDTNAMLGKKTVVSEFYDEMIFQDPTAMMQQLLTTSRQLTLGAYKHETEFAELEVKTREKLEAAKKKTSFEIAELKERLKASRETINCLKNEIRKLEEDDQTKEI, from the exons GGGGTTACTATCGTTAAACCAATAGTTTATGGTAATGTTGCTCgatattttggaaagaaaagagaagaggatgGGCACACCCATCAGTGGACAGTATATGTAAAACCATATAGAAATGAG GATATGTCAGCATATGTGAAGAAAATCCAATTTAAATTACATGAAAGTTACGGCAATCCTTTAAGAG ttgtTACTAAGCCTCCATATGAAATTACTGAAACAGGTTGGGGTGAATTCGAAATaatcatcaaaatatttttcattgatcCTAATGAAAGACCT gtAACCCTGTATCACTTATTAAAGCTATTTCAATCAGACACCAATGCAATGCTGGGAAAAAAGACAGTGGTTTCAGAGTTCTATGATGAAATG ATATTTCAAGACCCAACAGCAATGATGCAACAATTATTAACAACATCTCGTCAGCTTACCTTAGGAGCCTATAAGCATGAAACAGAAT ttgcagAACTTGAAGTGAAAACCAGAGAAAAATTagaagctgcaaaaaaaaaaacaagctttgAAATTGCAGAGCTTAAAGAGAGATTAAAAGCAAGTCGTGAAActataaattgtttaaaaaatgaaatcaggaaaCTCGAAGAAGATGATCagacaaaagaaatataa